In one Leptospira fletcheri genomic region, the following are encoded:
- a CDS encoding SpoIIE family protein phosphatase → MLFFDSWAISTLICCIFTLIIFVYLAALKNKASYTGSFSVLFLLVFIVNLGFFISAIFPYPNGAFHRMLTGPGAAFGTIFLCVFSYLYPRNDRPKEAKIVLGILSSISLVAVIYSYYQILTHDPIFDFQGQIYTYPAGVGGILAIVMIGFLVSMLVIQIRKIVQSSGEEKKALIQMSIAIGVTYLVPVFSNLLLREGYIKFQVFQQLYVGFMIVGYFSLTIVFINNTVDRTSFMTKIVGITVVTSLVFAQGFSTVLNIRNEALYDEISLKEALTFVSTGKSDGTSIAYVISLGKNSQRAKLLHKKENYEPNLDESLKDIVKNKSAGNFLKRIPTVNLPKSTQNASKYVPKLSDLFYSYYISDTENDRIVQVAFPYVYYRTFLDETNRWVAILTLFLVLIILTLFPVFFSRSLVRPLNTLIQGVGEVNLGNLSVKIPVLVQDEIGFLTDAFNKMVQSILEGRTKLEEYADTLEEKVESRTKEVTEKMEEIQSLKVQQDGDYYLTSLLSRPLMTNWNKSRSVSTAFYIEQKKKFTFRNKNSEIGGDICISGNLLFGSDKDRWTVFVNGDAMGKSMQGAGGAIVLGTAMNNIMARSAGKGKALESSPEDWIQDTYRELDDIFRTFDGVMMASVVLGLINERTGRMLYFNAEHPWTVLFRDGKSSFLEKELTLRKLGSPSEMSFKILEYVLKPGDVIYVGSDGRDDINVAQGNSSWTMNEDETIFLKAVESSKADLDGVVNYIHGLGILTDDLSLIRIGFQETEVATASEPKRKYGDTAIRKFSEAKELLQQDEISTAVVLLEETIKSEPDFKEAIRLLGQIYYDQKDYEKAASLFAEYVKFDSDSPNIWFLLSICQKYLKNYSQASISAEKVRYSQPQRLANLVNLTDNYRLLGRWEEARSTLLVAQSIDKESPGVKKLDELLKSKGY, encoded by the coding sequence ATGTTGTTTTTCGATTCTTGGGCGATTTCCACTCTTATCTGCTGCATATTTACTCTCATCATTTTCGTCTATCTCGCTGCGTTAAAAAACAAGGCGAGTTATACCGGGTCTTTTTCCGTACTGTTCCTGTTGGTCTTTATCGTAAATTTGGGATTTTTTATCTCTGCGATATTCCCGTATCCTAACGGTGCATTTCATCGAATGCTGACCGGTCCCGGAGCAGCGTTCGGGACGATTTTCCTTTGTGTGTTTTCCTATTTGTATCCTCGGAACGACCGACCGAAGGAAGCGAAAATCGTGCTAGGCATTTTGTCTTCCATCTCCCTAGTCGCGGTCATTTATTCGTATTATCAGATTTTAACTCATGATCCGATTTTCGATTTTCAAGGCCAGATATACACGTATCCCGCCGGCGTCGGCGGTATACTTGCGATAGTAATGATCGGATTTTTGGTATCGATGCTCGTCATTCAAATCAGGAAAATCGTGCAAAGTTCCGGAGAAGAAAAGAAAGCGCTGATTCAAATGTCGATCGCTATCGGAGTTACCTATCTCGTACCCGTTTTTTCCAATTTGCTATTGCGTGAAGGCTATATAAAATTTCAGGTGTTCCAGCAGCTATATGTCGGTTTCATGATAGTGGGTTATTTTTCGCTCACGATCGTATTCATCAATAATACGGTGGATCGGACTTCTTTCATGACTAAGATCGTCGGAATAACGGTCGTCACCAGTCTTGTCTTTGCACAAGGATTCTCCACCGTTTTGAACATTAGAAACGAGGCACTTTATGATGAGATCAGCCTGAAAGAAGCTTTGACTTTCGTTTCCACGGGAAAATCGGACGGTACATCGATAGCATATGTGATATCTCTAGGTAAGAATTCCCAGAGAGCAAAATTACTTCACAAAAAGGAAAACTACGAACCGAATCTCGACGAGTCCCTAAAGGATATCGTCAAAAACAAAAGTGCGGGAAATTTCCTGAAAAGAATTCCCACGGTCAATCTTCCGAAATCGACGCAAAACGCTTCCAAATACGTTCCTAAATTGTCCGATCTATTCTACTCATATTACATATCCGATACCGAAAACGACAGGATAGTTCAGGTCGCTTTTCCCTATGTCTACTATCGGACTTTTCTGGATGAAACGAACAGGTGGGTCGCGATTCTGACACTGTTCCTGGTGTTGATCATTCTGACCTTGTTTCCGGTTTTTTTCAGTCGGAGTTTAGTGCGCCCTTTGAATACTCTGATCCAGGGTGTCGGAGAAGTGAACCTTGGAAATCTTTCCGTAAAAATTCCCGTACTAGTTCAGGACGAGATCGGCTTTCTCACGGATGCGTTTAACAAAATGGTCCAGAGCATTCTCGAAGGCAGGACCAAACTGGAAGAGTACGCGGACACGCTGGAAGAAAAAGTGGAATCCAGAACCAAGGAAGTCACGGAGAAAATGGAGGAGATACAGTCTTTAAAAGTCCAACAAGACGGTGACTATTATCTGACCTCCCTTTTGAGTCGTCCTTTAATGACCAATTGGAATAAATCGAGAAGCGTAAGCACTGCGTTCTACATAGAACAGAAAAAGAAATTCACTTTTCGTAATAAGAATTCCGAAATCGGAGGGGATATATGCATCAGCGGAAATCTCCTCTTCGGCAGCGACAAGGATCGTTGGACCGTTTTCGTTAACGGTGATGCGATGGGAAAATCCATGCAGGGGGCCGGCGGCGCCATCGTTTTGGGCACGGCGATGAATAATATCATGGCTCGTTCGGCGGGAAAAGGAAAAGCCCTGGAATCCAGTCCCGAAGATTGGATCCAGGATACGTATCGGGAACTTGACGATATATTCAGGACATTCGACGGGGTGATGATGGCGTCCGTCGTACTGGGATTGATCAACGAACGTACCGGGAGAATGTTATATTTCAACGCCGAACATCCTTGGACGGTACTGTTTCGGGACGGAAAATCCTCCTTTTTGGAGAAGGAACTGACCTTAAGAAAGTTAGGTTCTCCTTCCGAGATGAGTTTTAAGATTTTAGAATATGTTTTGAAACCCGGGGACGTGATATATGTGGGCTCGGACGGAAGAGACGATATAAACGTAGCCCAAGGAAATTCCTCCTGGACGATGAACGAGGATGAAACGATATTTTTAAAAGCTGTTGAATCCTCTAAAGCGGATCTGGATGGAGTCGTGAATTATATTCATGGGCTAGGCATATTGACCGACGATCTTTCTTTGATCAGGATCGGCTTTCAGGAGACCGAGGTTGCGACGGCTTCGGAACCTAAACGCAAATATGGAGATACGGCGATCCGAAAATTTTCGGAAGCCAAAGAACTATTACAGCAAGACGAAATCTCCACCGCCGTCGTTCTTTTGGAGGAGACGATCAAATCGGAACCCGATTTTAAGGAAGCGATCCGGCTTCTCGGACAGATCTATTACGACCAAAAGGATTACGAAAAAGCCGCGAGTCTTTTTGCTGAGTATGTAAAGTTCGATTCGGATTCACCGAATATCTGGTTTCTCCTTTCGATATGTCAAAAATATCTGAAAAATTATTCGCAAGCCAGCATATCGGCGGAAAAGGTTCGATACTCCCAACCTCAGAGACTCGCTAACCTAGTGAATCTCACGGACAACTATCGACTTTTAGGTCGTTGGGAAGAGGCGAGATCCACTCTTTTAGTCGCACAGAGCATCGACAAGGAAAGCCCCGGAGTCAAGAAACTGGACGAGCTTCTCAAATCCAAAGGCTACTGA
- the ilvC gene encoding ketol-acid reductoisomerase has translation MANLYYDQDTDISLLKGKTIAVIGYGSQGHAQAQNMKDSGLKVIIGLKEGSKSKKDAQEAGFEVYSVAEAAKKADIIQILAPDEIQADIYKADIEPNLKKGDALVFSHGFNIHYEFIKPPQDVDVYMVAPKGPGHLVRRVYVEGGGVPCLIAVNQDATGEAKKRALAHAAGVGGGRAGILETSFREETETDLFGEQVVLCGGLSNLIMAGFETLTEAGYDPEIAYFECLHEVKLITDLIYEGGLARMRYSISGTAEYGDYVSGPRIIDAGVKARMKDVLNDIQKDKGAKFAKAWIAETKAGYPEFNKMRDKNANHPIEGVGKKLRSMMKWLGK, from the coding sequence ATGGCCAATTTATACTACGATCAGGACACTGATATTTCCCTTCTGAAAGGAAAAACGATCGCCGTAATCGGTTACGGTAGCCAAGGGCACGCTCAGGCTCAGAACATGAAAGATTCCGGCCTGAAAGTGATTATCGGATTAAAGGAAGGATCTAAATCGAAAAAGGACGCGCAAGAAGCCGGATTCGAAGTGTATTCCGTCGCGGAAGCGGCCAAAAAAGCGGATATTATTCAGATTCTTGCACCGGACGAGATCCAAGCTGACATTTATAAGGCCGATATCGAGCCGAATTTAAAGAAAGGCGATGCGTTGGTATTCTCGCACGGATTCAATATCCATTACGAATTCATTAAACCTCCGCAGGATGTGGACGTCTATATGGTGGCTCCGAAAGGTCCGGGCCATCTCGTTCGTCGCGTTTATGTGGAAGGAGGCGGTGTTCCTTGCTTAATCGCGGTTAATCAGGATGCGACCGGCGAGGCTAAAAAGCGCGCTCTGGCTCACGCTGCAGGAGTAGGCGGTGGTCGTGCGGGAATTCTCGAGACGTCTTTCCGCGAAGAAACTGAGACGGACCTATTCGGAGAGCAGGTCGTTCTCTGCGGTGGACTATCCAATCTGATTATGGCGGGATTCGAAACATTAACCGAAGCGGGGTATGATCCTGAGATCGCGTATTTCGAATGTCTTCACGAAGTGAAACTGATTACGGACCTGATTTACGAAGGCGGATTGGCTCGTATGCGCTACTCAATTTCCGGAACCGCGGAATACGGGGATTACGTTTCCGGTCCTCGTATCATCGACGCAGGCGTAAAAGCCAGAATGAAAGACGTCTTGAACGATATCCAAAAGGATAAGGGAGCCAAATTCGCGAAAGCCTGGATTGCGGAGACCAAAGCGGGATATCCTGAATTCAATAAAATGCGGGATAAGAACGCCAACCATCCGATCGAAGGTGTCGGAAAGAAATTGCGCAGCATGATGAAGTGGCTCGGTAAATAA
- a CDS encoding caspase family protein produces the protein MKSLISAIGISLFLFSTDVFAQRRFGLIFGSNYKGNKAGIPELNLCEADAKYLHDEIRRVGKFDDIKIILGKDVTKDNIQKEIKALSSRAKSDDTVFLYFSGHGAFQRDANAKNGMRNFIICYDRPHLSDDELNDYLSDIKSPKTVFVFDCCFSGGITKKGRSTRGAAPVPIPQGSDGTVRQDPQDFYFQDKAIISSADDNQTAIEVGGNINHGIFTYTFGKALSTADLNHDNVVTALEAFFVSRDDTAAMAKKFDHEQVPQVSGNASGILLAGEKKPEPPPAVEPTKPPVNPTVTPDVDPPKPNPVTPVVTPQEPPVVPTNSKGDLVIKTTIIQDRAYGVSDLPPDIRLTTGKKRKGNRSVKVLIDDKEYETKISTESSAYWGSVKKMGKLVSGAIYTLTLKDLPAGVHKITIQADDYPEIQKTQAVIPNKKNEMEVVTSMSGFGAIRGKVFYQTLDNPVINQPIYMPTISSVTGIQKLNTDQSGNFWFTNLKPGEYEIKASFAEDLNLNNSNLVVKEGEVTEVDVILNVKLPSTKTKY, from the coding sequence TTGAAATCCTTAATTTCAGCAATCGGAATCTCTCTTTTTCTGTTTTCAACGGACGTATTTGCGCAGAGAAGATTCGGACTCATCTTCGGCTCGAACTATAAAGGAAACAAAGCGGGGATTCCAGAACTTAACCTTTGCGAAGCCGACGCTAAGTATCTTCACGACGAAATAAGACGCGTTGGCAAGTTCGACGATATTAAGATCATTCTCGGAAAGGACGTCACGAAGGATAATATTCAGAAAGAGATTAAAGCGCTCTCTTCTCGTGCGAAATCCGATGACACGGTCTTTCTCTATTTCTCCGGACACGGAGCTTTTCAAAGAGATGCGAACGCCAAGAATGGAATGCGGAATTTCATCATTTGCTATGACCGTCCACATTTGAGCGACGATGAGCTGAACGATTATCTGAGCGATATCAAGTCCCCTAAAACTGTATTCGTCTTCGACTGTTGTTTTTCGGGCGGGATTACCAAAAAAGGAAGATCGACTAGAGGAGCCGCACCCGTTCCGATTCCGCAAGGGAGTGATGGAACGGTCCGCCAAGATCCTCAGGACTTCTATTTCCAGGATAAGGCGATCATTTCCTCTGCGGACGATAATCAGACCGCAATAGAAGTGGGCGGAAATATCAATCACGGAATCTTTACATATACGTTCGGAAAAGCGCTTTCTACCGCGGATTTGAATCACGATAATGTGGTTACCGCATTGGAAGCGTTTTTCGTTTCCAGGGACGATACGGCCGCAATGGCCAAGAAATTCGACCATGAACAGGTACCACAGGTATCGGGAAACGCGTCAGGAATCCTGTTGGCTGGGGAGAAGAAACCCGAACCTCCTCCTGCGGTGGAACCCACCAAACCTCCGGTCAATCCTACGGTAACTCCCGATGTGGATCCTCCCAAGCCGAATCCGGTAACGCCTGTAGTGACCCCGCAAGAGCCGCCCGTAGTTCCGACGAATTCGAAAGGGGATCTGGTGATCAAGACGACGATCATACAGGACAGGGCTTACGGAGTGTCAGATCTTCCACCCGATATACGTTTAACGACAGGTAAGAAGAGAAAAGGGAATCGTTCCGTGAAAGTATTGATCGACGATAAGGAGTACGAAACCAAAATCTCGACCGAGTCTTCCGCATATTGGGGTTCGGTCAAAAAAATGGGCAAATTGGTTTCCGGAGCGATTTATACGCTTACTTTGAAGGACCTTCCCGCAGGCGTTCATAAGATAACGATTCAGGCGGATGATTATCCGGAGATTCAAAAAACGCAGGCAGTGATTCCGAACAAAAAGAACGAAATGGAAGTAGTGACTTCTATGTCCGGTTTCGGCGCGATACGCGGCAAGGTCTTTTACCAGACTTTGGACAACCCGGTAATCAATCAGCCGATTTATATGCCAACGATTTCGAGCGTAACAGGGATCCAGAAACTAAATACGGATCAGAGCGGAAACTTCTGGTTTACGAACCTGAAACCGGGAGAATACGAAATCAAGGCTTCTTTTGCGGAGGATTTGAATTTGAACAATTCGAATCTCGTCGTCAAGGAAGGAGAAGTGACGGAAGTGGACGTGATTCTAAACGTGAAGCTTCCTTCTACGAAAACGAAATATTGA
- a CDS encoding OsmC family protein: MSEYRIQLNWKKGPEEFKYETYDRTHFIRFGGGQEIRGSSTASTFGKEEYANPEEIIAASLSSCHMLTFLAVAAKRKYIVLEYSDTAISTLDKNENGKLAIVKIDIHPKTKFAQENFPTEEELKTLHELAHKSCFIGNSIKAEVIIHPSLE, encoded by the coding sequence ATGTCCGAGTATCGTATTCAATTAAATTGGAAAAAAGGGCCGGAAGAGTTTAAGTACGAAACTTATGATCGAACCCATTTCATTCGCTTCGGAGGAGGACAAGAAATCAGAGGATCGTCAACTGCCTCTACTTTCGGGAAAGAGGAATACGCGAATCCGGAGGAAATCATCGCAGCTTCCTTATCTAGTTGTCACATGTTAACGTTTTTGGCGGTCGCCGCCAAAAGAAAGTACATAGTGTTGGAATATTCCGATACTGCGATATCCACCCTGGACAAAAACGAGAACGGAAAACTTGCGATCGTTAAAATCGACATCCATCCCAAAACCAAATTCGCTCAGGAAAACTTCCCGACTGAAGAAGAACTCAAAACCCTACACGAGCTTGCCCATAAGAGTTGTTTTATAGGAAATTCCATCAAGGCGGAAGTAATCATTCATCCGAGTCTTGAATAG
- a CDS encoding methyl-accepting chemotaxis protein, protein MSNQTGAEKIAATGPITINRIRFGLIFLYFASIAIGYKLSTTTQNTMYIAGTSAMVLYTLYSFYKNRFGGGVSPVLGKAFVLVDVVVLTLVMIGATFEDPKRASVVIRQIVLFTIYVIYIIYSGLLLSTSFVIWTGLSSVVAQLIIIFNAKLTGVIFTEDPKIVNLPGYAPISEQFTKTAFLIVVVFIVRTLISIFMRLKDAEEEKSIAAERARMELETEREKMTISASSLRRNSKTLREFSGELSEVVSSHAASFEQISSTMEEFLAQTEHSAGTVRNQLLRIEGLLGESGNLHDLIEKIDSNSSQLNKNMEIVLSASKEVSAFVEALRQSLDSLGNSFRSVGEVNQIMSDVADRTNLLSLNASIEAARAGMAGKGFAVVAVEVSKLAESSSENADRISRIIKESTGHVLEGQKSASTATQKVQQQESLFGNFLDRFAQLSELLEKQKTVNDRFLSNLGELRDLSSDIEIASKEQASGSGSMMQAVSALQSSMDSLLDKSELLGETIRTLEKEAEVLTLQESSVN, encoded by the coding sequence ATGTCGAATCAAACCGGGGCCGAGAAGATTGCGGCTACAGGACCGATCACGATCAACCGGATACGATTTGGATTAATTTTTCTTTATTTTGCTTCGATTGCGATCGGCTATAAGCTTAGCACGACGACTCAAAATACGATGTACATCGCGGGTACTTCAGCCATGGTTCTGTATACCCTTTACTCCTTTTACAAAAACCGATTCGGCGGTGGAGTTTCCCCAGTTTTAGGAAAAGCATTCGTATTGGTAGACGTGGTAGTGCTTACGCTAGTGATGATAGGCGCCACGTTCGAAGACCCCAAACGTGCGTCGGTAGTGATTCGGCAAATCGTATTATTCACAATATATGTGATTTATATAATATATTCCGGACTTCTCCTATCCACTTCGTTTGTGATATGGACCGGATTGTCTTCCGTGGTTGCGCAATTGATCATTATCTTCAACGCCAAGCTGACCGGAGTAATTTTTACGGAAGATCCCAAGATAGTAAATCTTCCAGGATACGCTCCCATCTCCGAACAGTTCACGAAAACGGCCTTTTTGATCGTTGTAGTGTTCATCGTCCGAACTTTAATTTCCATATTTATGCGACTAAAGGATGCGGAGGAGGAAAAGTCGATCGCCGCCGAACGTGCCAGAATGGAACTGGAAACGGAAAGGGAAAAAATGACCATCTCAGCCAGCTCCCTCAGACGGAATTCGAAAACACTACGGGAGTTTTCGGGAGAATTATCGGAAGTGGTCAGCAGTCATGCGGCTTCTTTCGAGCAAATCAGTTCGACGATGGAGGAATTCCTGGCGCAGACCGAGCACTCTGCGGGGACGGTCCGAAATCAGTTGTTACGCATCGAAGGTTTGCTCGGTGAAAGCGGTAACCTACATGATTTGATTGAAAAGATCGACAGCAATTCCTCCCAATTGAACAAGAACATGGAGATCGTTTTATCTGCGAGCAAGGAAGTTAGCGCTTTTGTCGAAGCGCTTCGTCAATCTCTGGATTCGCTCGGAAATTCCTTTCGCTCCGTCGGGGAAGTGAATCAGATCATGTCCGACGTGGCGGATCGTACGAACTTGCTTTCCTTAAACGCGTCGATCGAAGCTGCGCGGGCCGGAATGGCGGGTAAAGGGTTTGCGGTTGTTGCCGTCGAGGTTTCCAAGCTAGCCGAAAGCAGTTCGGAAAACGCGGACCGTATCTCTAGGATCATCAAAGAAAGTACGGGACACGTTTTGGAAGGACAGAAATCCGCATCGACAGCGACGCAAAAAGTGCAACAGCAGGAATCGTTGTTCGGTAATTTCTTGGATCGGTTCGCGCAGCTGAGTGAATTGCTGGAAAAGCAGAAGACGGTCAACGACCGCTTTTTATCCAACTTAGGCGAGTTGCGGGACCTTTCTTCGGACATTGAGATTGCGTCAAAAGAGCAGGCCTCGGGTTCGGGCTCGATGATGCAGGCGGTTTCGGCCCTACAGAGTTCCATGGATTCGCTTTTGGATAAAAGCGAACTTCTCGGCGAAACGATTCGAACTTTGGAAAAGGAAGCAGAAGTACTTACTCTCCAAGAAAGCTCGGTGAATTAA